The following are encoded together in the bacterium genome:
- the trpA gene encoding tryptophan synthase subunit alpha has protein sequence MSRKLQVLFQRAQQDGRALFLPYVCLGYPDYRSSLETAKAALRAGAAALELGVPFSDPIADGPTLQKATFRSLAQGTKFRDVFRLIRDLRKAGFDQPLLVMTYLNLVDRMGLKAFAEALVRAGGDGAIIPDLPLEEFPAWKKIFDPQDLALIPFVAPTSPASRVRLADSMEAPFLYYVSVTGVTGVRKTLAPGLLRDLQSLDKRLRTPVVVGFGISNARQAAQVGKVARGVIIASALIQLISRTPKSRIAAQVGRFCAGVVSALRRG, from the coding sequence CCAACGCGCCCAGCAGGATGGACGGGCCCTTTTCCTTCCCTATGTTTGCCTGGGTTATCCCGATTACCGCTCGTCCCTCGAGACGGCCAAGGCGGCCCTCCGGGCTGGGGCGGCGGCCCTGGAATTGGGGGTCCCTTTTTCCGACCCCATCGCCGACGGGCCCACGCTCCAAAAGGCCACTTTCCGTTCCCTTGCCCAGGGAACCAAATTCCGCGATGTTTTCCGGCTCATCCGGGACCTGAGGAAAGCCGGGTTCGACCAGCCCCTTTTGGTCATGACTTACCTGAACCTCGTGGATCGAATGGGCCTGAAAGCCTTCGCCGAGGCCTTGGTCCGGGCCGGAGGGGATGGGGCCATCATTCCGGACCTGCCCCTGGAGGAGTTCCCGGCCTGGAAGAAGATCTTCGATCCCCAAGACCTGGCTTTGATCCCTTTCGTGGCCCCCACCTCGCCCGCATCCCGGGTCCGGTTGGCCGATTCGATGGAGGCTCCCTTCCTTTATTACGTTTCGGTGACCGGCGTGACGGGTGTGCGAAAGACCCTAGCTCCCGGTCTGCTACGGGACCTCCAGAGCCTGGATAAACGCTTGAGGACGCCGGTCGTGGTGGGGTTCGGTATCTCCAATGCCCGCCAGGCCGCCCAGGTGGGTAAGGTCGCGCGGGGCGTCATCATCGCCAGCGCCCTGATCCAGCTCATTTCACGGACCCCCAAGTCCCGGATCGCCGCCCAAGTCGGGCGCTTTTGCGCAGGGGTCGTGTCCGCCCTCCGGCGAGGTTGA